From a single Stackebrandtia endophytica genomic region:
- a CDS encoding maleylpyruvate isomerase family mycothiol-dependent enzyme produces the protein MTDDPFDALDAEAARLDGYFADLDGDRWRVASRCDGWDRRAILAHLIGIEQYIQACLDDRVAAYASQAGSDVGYEDFNEYMVASMADVDTDELVSRWHHLMTEQHARLRERGADSLIETHAGPYPLGRQTWYFASELAIHADDIDAPVTDEERAERQAWRLRFGLDALRESERGVEVTETPEGFLVSDAEQSVKLSRADLVEALSGRLKDSRVPSSLRDALVALA, from the coding sequence GTGACCGACGATCCCTTTGACGCGCTCGACGCCGAAGCCGCCAGGCTCGACGGATACTTCGCCGACCTGGACGGTGATCGATGGCGGGTCGCCAGCCGTTGTGACGGTTGGGACCGCCGCGCGATCCTGGCCCACCTCATCGGTATCGAGCAGTACATTCAAGCCTGCCTCGACGACCGGGTCGCCGCATACGCCTCGCAGGCCGGCTCGGACGTCGGCTACGAGGATTTCAACGAGTACATGGTCGCGTCGATGGCCGACGTCGACACCGACGAACTGGTGAGCCGATGGCACCACCTCATGACCGAGCAGCACGCCCGACTGCGTGAACGCGGTGCCGATTCCCTCATCGAGACCCATGCCGGTCCGTACCCGCTCGGCCGACAGACCTGGTATTTCGCCAGCGAGTTGGCGATTCACGCCGATGACATCGACGCACCGGTCACCGATGAGGAGCGCGCCGAGCGGCAGGCCTGGCGATTGCGGTTCGGGTTGGATGCGCTGAGAGAGTCCGAGCGGGGCGTCGAGGTCACCGAGACCCCGGAGGGTTTCCTGGTCAGTGACGCCGAGCAGTCGGTCAAGCTGTCTCGGGCAGACCTCGTCGAGGCACTCTCGGGGCGGTTGAAGGATTCACGGGTACCGTCGTCGCTGCGGGACGCCCTGGTGGCGCTGGCCTGA
- a CDS encoding M56 family metallopeptidase → MSTLTILIVTLSLAVALLGPVPAMLERARWPSREPRAALVLWQAIGLAGGIAVLTAAMALALAPLHSSPVVAAILFATNVLSGDLTGGLGAAHLSLLVIALIMTARLAGVLPVTIWRTWQARHRHRDMVGLVSQPWPAARPGHGHVLDHPVAAVYCLPGRVSRGRPRVVFTTGALEQLDDGELAAVLEHEHAHLTERHDLVALPFLAWVTAFPWFPGVRRAKASVAVLLELVADDRAARAADPAALASALARIGRADTATPAGALAITGTGVLLRVRRLLDPPRRSKSWRGAAYAMAAVLVSLPAVVMFPW, encoded by the coding sequence GTGTCCACACTGACCATCCTGATCGTGACCCTGTCGTTGGCGGTGGCGTTGCTCGGTCCGGTCCCGGCCATGCTGGAGCGTGCCCGGTGGCCCAGCCGAGAACCACGTGCCGCACTGGTGCTGTGGCAGGCGATCGGATTGGCCGGTGGTATCGCGGTGTTGACCGCGGCGATGGCCCTGGCGTTGGCGCCACTGCATTCGTCACCGGTGGTCGCCGCCATCCTGTTCGCCACCAACGTCCTGTCCGGTGATCTCACCGGTGGCCTGGGTGCGGCGCACCTGAGTCTGCTGGTGATAGCCCTGATCATGACCGCTCGGCTGGCGGGTGTCCTACCGGTGACGATCTGGCGGACCTGGCAGGCACGTCACCGTCACCGCGACATGGTGGGCCTGGTGTCACAGCCGTGGCCGGCGGCGCGCCCCGGACACGGACACGTCCTGGATCACCCGGTGGCGGCGGTGTACTGCCTGCCCGGTCGGGTCAGTAGGGGACGACCACGGGTGGTCTTCACCACCGGTGCACTGGAACAGCTCGACGACGGTGAACTGGCTGCTGTGCTGGAACACGAACACGCCCACTTGACCGAGCGGCACGACCTGGTCGCCCTGCCGTTCCTGGCGTGGGTGACGGCGTTCCCGTGGTTCCCGGGGGTTCGTCGGGCCAAAGCCAGTGTCGCGGTCCTGCTTGAGTTGGTCGCCGACGACCGGGCGGCCCGTGCGGCCGACCCCGCCGCGCTGGCTTCGGCGTTGGCGCGCATCGGGCGGGCCGACACCGCTACACCGGCGGGAGCGTTGGCCATCACCGGCACCGGAGTCCTGCTGCGGGTACGGCGGCTACTCGACCCGCCCCGCCGCTCCAAGAGCTGGCGAGGTGCCGCCTACGCGATGGCGGCGGTCCTGGTGTCCCTGCCCGCCGTCGTCATGTTCCCGTGGTGA
- a CDS encoding sulfurtransferase yields MALLSVDEFTELATDRPVLLDVRWSLANGSERAGYEAGHLAGAVFLDFDAEVCGPPGPNGRHPLPDPAQLQAALRRVGVHDDSVIVVYDGGDLMAASRTWWTLQWAGLTRVHVLDGGYPAASAAGLPIDGDEPAATTGTVTVDPGRLPVVDAAEAAAMAQRGGLYDVRTAARFRGDAGVIDPVAGHVPGAANLPGEQVLTTDADRMRPIPELSTLFDGIDTTDCAVYCGSGVTAARTALAMTVAGLATPAIYIGSWSHWIADSARPVATGDV; encoded by the coding sequence ATGGCATTGCTGAGCGTTGACGAATTCACCGAACTGGCGACCGACCGGCCGGTCCTGCTCGACGTGCGCTGGAGTCTGGCGAACGGGTCCGAACGAGCCGGCTACGAGGCGGGACACCTGGCCGGGGCGGTCTTCCTCGACTTCGACGCCGAGGTGTGCGGTCCGCCGGGCCCCAACGGTCGACACCCGCTTCCCGACCCCGCCCAACTTCAAGCCGCACTGCGACGGGTGGGCGTCCACGACGACTCGGTCATCGTGGTCTACGACGGTGGCGACCTCATGGCGGCCTCTCGAACCTGGTGGACTTTGCAGTGGGCCGGACTGACACGGGTTCACGTCCTCGACGGCGGCTACCCCGCCGCGTCGGCGGCCGGGCTCCCGATCGACGGTGACGAGCCCGCAGCCACCACCGGAACGGTCACCGTCGACCCCGGTCGCCTGCCGGTGGTCGACGCCGCCGAGGCTGCGGCGATGGCGCAACGCGGCGGCCTCTACGACGTCCGCACCGCCGCCCGATTCCGCGGTGACGCCGGAGTCATCGATCCGGTCGCCGGGCACGTGCCCGGCGCCGCCAACCTGCCGGGTGAACAGGTACTCACCACCGATGCCGACCGGATGCGTCCGATTCCGGAACTGTCGACCCTGTTTGACGGCATCGACACCACCGACTGCGCGGTGTACTGCGGCTCCGGTGTCACCGCAGCCCGGACCGCTCTGGCGATGACGGTGGCGGGTTTGGCCACGCCGGCCATCTACATAGGCTCCTGGAGCCATTGGATCGCCGATTCCGCCCGCCCGGTCGCGACCGGAGACGTGTAA
- a CDS encoding glutamate ABC transporter substrate-binding protein, translated as MTNSTLTKRLGIPVLLVVAGLLAGCGAAAPPDKIDPPEIAFTPQGVADPAEVPEETSVDDSCDPLASYEASDSTGSREIQDILDRGRLIVGVDQTTYLLGYRDPLTGKMDGFDIRIARQIALDLFGDEDAIQFKAMSSAEREPALADEDVDLVVRSMTINCARWQNVAFSTEYYRAGQKVLVPADASDNPADLAGQKVCSAEGSTSLLRIEQELGANPVSVRDWADCMILLQQGKVAGMSTDDVILAGMAAQDPNTKVIGERISDEPYGVAANKEHTDLIRYVNATLERIRDDGTWDEIYKATLEPYLGEASAPKAKYRDD; from the coding sequence ATGACCAACTCGACACTGACCAAGCGCCTGGGTATCCCGGTCCTCCTCGTGGTGGCGGGACTGTTGGCCGGGTGTGGCGCCGCCGCCCCACCCGACAAGATCGATCCCCCCGAGATCGCGTTCACCCCGCAGGGTGTCGCCGACCCGGCCGAGGTTCCCGAGGAGACCAGCGTCGACGATTCGTGCGACCCGTTGGCCAGTTATGAGGCCAGCGACAGCACCGGCAGCCGAGAGATTCAGGACATCCTGGATCGTGGCCGCCTCATCGTCGGCGTCGACCAGACCACCTACCTGTTGGGTTACCGCGATCCGCTCACCGGCAAGATGGACGGGTTCGACATCCGCATCGCCCGCCAGATCGCCCTGGACCTGTTCGGTGACGAGGATGCCATCCAGTTCAAGGCGATGAGTTCGGCCGAGCGTGAACCGGCGCTGGCTGACGAGGACGTCGACCTGGTGGTGCGGTCGATGACCATCAACTGTGCACGGTGGCAGAACGTCGCGTTCTCCACCGAGTACTACCGAGCCGGCCAGAAGGTGCTGGTGCCCGCCGACGCCTCCGATAATCCGGCCGACCTGGCCGGTCAGAAGGTCTGCTCGGCCGAGGGCAGCACGTCGCTGTTGCGTATCGAGCAGGAGTTGGGCGCCAATCCGGTGTCGGTGCGTGACTGGGCCGACTGCATGATCCTGCTGCAGCAGGGCAAGGTCGCCGGAATGTCGACCGATGACGTGATTCTGGCCGGAATGGCCGCGCAGGACCCGAACACCAAGGTCATCGGTGAGCGTATCTCCGACGAACCGTACGGGGTCGCCGCGAACAAGGAGCACACCGATCTGATCCGTTACGTCAACGCGACCCTGGAGCGGATTCGCGATGACGGGACCTGGGACGAGATCTACAAGGCGACCCTCGAACCGTATCTGGGTGAGGCTTCCGCGCCAAAAGCCAAGTACCGGGACGACTGA
- a CDS encoding sigma-70 family RNA polymerase sigma factor yields the protein MTPWKARIVATTLIDNNTEAVQSDNGGMTADPIRAYLNGIGKHRLITAAEEVNLAKAIEAGLFAEVRLTDPQNPVTDGGLHTDLEAIARDGRRAKDQLLKANLRLVVSIAKRYTGRGVSLLDLIQEGNLGLIRAVEKFDYTKGFKFSTYATWWIRQAITRAMADQARTIRIPAHTVEQINKMTRIRRELTVSLGREPRHDEIASELGVEPFRILELMSYDTEPISLDQPVGDDRHTPLSDILRCPTEDQPGESTSYMMLRREVNDVLTSLSAREQGVLRLRFGIDDGRQRTLEEVGKAFGLSRERVRQIEKLTLHKLRQLATANRLSEYAC from the coding sequence ATGACTCCCTGGAAGGCGAGAATCGTGGCAACCACGCTGATCGACAACAACACCGAGGCCGTGCAGAGTGACAACGGAGGCATGACGGCCGACCCCATCCGTGCCTACCTTAACGGCATTGGCAAGCACCGGCTCATCACCGCTGCTGAAGAAGTCAACCTGGCGAAGGCGATCGAAGCGGGGCTGTTCGCCGAAGTACGCCTGACCGACCCTCAGAACCCGGTCACCGACGGCGGCCTGCACACCGACCTCGAGGCCATCGCCCGGGACGGGCGCCGTGCCAAGGACCAACTCCTCAAGGCAAACCTGCGGCTGGTCGTCAGCATCGCCAAGCGGTACACGGGACGGGGCGTGTCGCTGCTGGACCTGATCCAGGAGGGGAACCTGGGTCTCATCCGTGCCGTCGAGAAATTCGACTACACCAAGGGATTCAAATTCTCCACCTACGCCACCTGGTGGATCCGCCAAGCCATCACCCGAGCCATGGCCGACCAAGCCCGCACCATCCGCATCCCCGCCCACACCGTTGAGCAGATCAACAAGATGACCCGCATCCGCCGGGAACTCACCGTCTCGCTGGGCCGCGAGCCCCGCCACGACGAGATCGCCTCCGAACTCGGCGTGGAACCGTTCCGGATCCTTGAACTGATGTCCTACGACACCGAGCCGATCTCGCTGGACCAGCCCGTCGGCGACGACCGCCACACCCCGCTCTCGGACATCCTGCGCTGCCCCACCGAGGACCAGCCGGGCGAATCGACGTCCTACATGATGTTGCGTCGTGAGGTCAACGACGTCCTGACATCCCTGTCGGCTCGCGAACAGGGCGTCCTGCGCCTTCGCTTCGGCATCGACGACGGTCGCCAGCGCACCCTGGAAGAGGTCGGCAAGGCCTTCGGACTGTCTCGCGAGCGGGTCCGCCAGATCGAGAAGCTCACCCTGCACAAGCTGCGCCAGCTGGCCACCGCGAACCGGCTGTCCGAGTACGCCTGCTGA
- a CDS encoding BlaI/MecI/CopY family transcriptional regulator: MRSSDNVARLGELEHAIMDALWASDEPMTARDVRDALAERDLAATTILTVLSRLENKGLVSRDRSARAHRYRPTDSRDVHVASLMRQALDSAPDADAALARFADAVTPHEAAALAEALDEAMRRRGTRGG; this comes from the coding sequence ATGAGGAGTAGCGACAACGTGGCCCGGCTGGGAGAACTCGAACATGCCATTATGGATGCACTCTGGGCGTCGGATGAGCCGATGACCGCCCGAGACGTGCGCGATGCGTTGGCAGAACGGGATTTGGCCGCTACCACGATCTTGACCGTGTTGTCCCGCTTGGAGAACAAAGGACTGGTCAGTCGCGACCGCAGCGCCAGAGCACACCGATACCGTCCCACGGACAGTCGTGACGTGCACGTGGCCTCGCTGATGCGCCAGGCCTTGGATTCCGCCCCCGACGCCGACGCCGCGCTGGCGAGATTCGCCGACGCGGTCACCCCGCACGAGGCGGCGGCATTGGCTGAAGCCCTCGACGAGGCTATGCGCAGGCGCGGCACGAGGGGCGGCTAG
- a CDS encoding metal-dependent transcriptional regulator gives MTTDLVDTTEMYLRTILELEEEGVAPLRARIAERLNQSGPTVSQTVARMQRDGLLNVLGDRNLELTDTGRDRAVSVMRKHRLAELLLVDVIGMSYEAAHEEACRWEHVMSDEVEQKVFSLLNQPTHSPYGNPIPGLEALGAVPSIKNPDPSERHLASSGLPSTVQVTRLCESVQTDATVLHELHSAGVNPGAVVSVEQHGDSVVLTNESATTKLSRQDASRVFVIPAA, from the coding sequence GTGACAACTGATCTTGTGGACACAACCGAAATGTATCTGCGAACCATCCTCGAGCTCGAAGAAGAGGGGGTGGCACCGCTTCGGGCACGCATTGCCGAGCGGCTCAACCAGAGCGGGCCGACCGTGAGCCAAACGGTCGCGCGGATGCAACGTGATGGGCTACTCAATGTGCTCGGCGATCGAAACCTGGAGTTGACCGACACCGGCCGCGACCGGGCGGTCAGCGTGATGCGCAAGCATCGGCTGGCCGAGTTGCTGTTGGTCGACGTCATCGGCATGTCGTATGAGGCCGCACACGAAGAGGCATGCCGGTGGGAACACGTGATGAGCGACGAGGTCGAGCAGAAGGTGTTCTCGCTGCTCAATCAGCCGACTCACTCTCCTTACGGCAACCCGATTCCGGGTTTGGAGGCGTTGGGCGCGGTGCCGTCCATCAAGAACCCCGACCCCTCCGAGCGGCACCTGGCGTCCAGCGGACTGCCGTCGACGGTGCAGGTGACCCGGCTGTGCGAGAGCGTGCAGACCGACGCCACCGTGCTTCACGAGCTTCACTCCGCCGGGGTCAACCCCGGTGCGGTGGTCAGTGTCGAGCAGCACGGCGATTCGGTGGTGCTCACCAACGAGAGCGCCACGACCAAGCTGTCGCGCCAGGACGCCAGCAGGGTGTTTGTGATTCCAGCCGCGTAA
- a CDS encoding deaminase, with the protein MDDLGWLRTAVELGRRCPPSATAFSVGAVIVADDQIIAEGFSRQTDPADHAEEVALRHAAGWFAAQREQSTPAAVTIYSSLEPCGQRASRPHTCTDLILQAGLRRVVFALAEPETFVQPRGAALLRAAGVEVVHLPQLADEVADTNAHLR; encoded by the coding sequence ATGGACGATCTGGGTTGGTTGCGCACCGCCGTGGAACTCGGGCGGCGTTGTCCACCCTCGGCCACCGCGTTCAGCGTCGGAGCGGTCATCGTCGCCGACGACCAGATCATCGCGGAGGGGTTCTCCCGGCAAACCGATCCCGCCGACCACGCCGAAGAGGTCGCGCTGCGCCACGCAGCCGGATGGTTCGCCGCGCAACGGGAACAGTCCACACCGGCCGCCGTGACCATCTACAGCTCGTTGGAGCCGTGCGGGCAGCGGGCCTCCCGCCCGCACACCTGCACCGACCTGATCCTGCAGGCCGGACTGCGTCGTGTCGTCTTCGCACTGGCGGAGCCGGAGACCTTCGTCCAGCCACGCGGCGCCGCCCTGTTGCGGGCGGCCGGAGTCGAGGTCGTGCACCTTCCCCAGCTGGCCGACGAGGTCGCCGACACCAACGCCCACCTGCGTTGA